In endosymbiont of unidentified scaly snail isolate Monju, the following are encoded in one genomic region:
- the rpoS gene encoding RNA polymerase sigma factor RpoS, with amino-acid sequence MPRKKAAKTSKADESLVDDPVLTAEAATEDVADPIVPPPMVVDEEANKAFEAGVVPDSQLDATRLYLNEIGASKLLTAEEEVYYSRLAQKGDEAARRKMIECNLRLVVKIARRYMNRGLALLDLIEEGNLGLIRAVEKFDPERGFRFSTYATWWIRQTIERAIMNQTRTIRLPIHVVKEINAYMRAARKLAQSLDHEPTAEEIADLLDKPIDDVKRLLGLNERTTSVDTPYGKDADKPLLDTIADEKASDPTTWLQADDINAHLDEWLARLNDKQREVVERRFGLHGYENATLEQVAKELGVTRERVRQIQMDALKCLRSILEHEGYNVENVFND; translated from the coding sequence ATGCCACGGAAGAAAGCTGCCAAGACCTCTAAGGCCGATGAATCTCTCGTGGACGATCCAGTCCTCACCGCCGAGGCGGCAACCGAGGATGTCGCCGATCCGATCGTGCCTCCTCCCATGGTGGTCGACGAGGAGGCCAACAAGGCCTTCGAGGCCGGGGTGGTACCCGATAGCCAGCTCGACGCCACGCGGCTCTATCTCAACGAGATCGGTGCTTCCAAGTTGCTGACTGCTGAAGAAGAGGTCTATTACTCGCGGCTGGCGCAAAAGGGCGACGAGGCAGCGCGGCGCAAGATGATCGAATGCAATCTGCGCCTGGTGGTAAAGATTGCCCGGCGCTACATGAATCGCGGCCTGGCCCTGCTGGACCTGATCGAGGAGGGCAATCTTGGCCTGATTCGCGCGGTCGAAAAGTTCGATCCCGAGCGCGGCTTCCGCTTCTCCACGTACGCGACCTGGTGGATACGCCAAACCATCGAGCGCGCCATCATGAACCAGACGCGCACCATCCGCCTGCCTATCCACGTGGTCAAGGAGATCAACGCCTACATGCGTGCGGCACGGAAACTGGCGCAGAGCCTGGATCACGAGCCCACCGCCGAAGAGATCGCGGACCTGCTCGACAAGCCGATCGACGACGTGAAGCGCCTGCTTGGGTTGAACGAGCGCACTACCTCGGTGGACACCCCTTACGGCAAGGACGCTGACAAGCCGCTGCTCGACACCATTGCCGACGAGAAGGCCTCCGATCCCACCACCTGGCTCCAGGCCGACGACATCAACGCTCACCTCGATGAATGGCTGGCCAGGCTCAACGACAAGCAGCGCGAGGTGGTCGAGCGCCGCTTCGGCCTGCATGGCTACGAGAATGCCACGCTCGAACAGGTGGCGAAGGAACTGGGCGTGACCCGTGAACGGGTGCGACAGATCCAGATGGACGCGCTCAAGTGCCTGCGCAGCATCCTGGAGCACGAGGGCTACAACGTGGAGAACGTGTTCAACGACTAG
- a CDS encoding peptidoglycan DD-metalloendopeptidase family protein encodes MATWKAGDPLRKGIKIAGREGEPVLAAEGGKVVYSGSGLIGYGRLIIIKHNENYLSAYGHNRKLLVRQDQRVTKGQKIAEMGRANDGRPLLHFEIRRDGKPVDPLKLLPHR; translated from the coding sequence GTGGCCACCTGGAAGGCCGGCGATCCCCTGCGCAAGGGCATCAAGATCGCGGGTCGCGAGGGAGAGCCGGTGCTCGCCGCTGAAGGAGGCAAGGTAGTCTACAGCGGCAGTGGACTGATCGGTTACGGTCGGCTTATTATCATCAAGCATAATGAGAATTACCTGAGTGCCTATGGACACAACAGGAAGCTGCTGGTCAGACAAGACCAGCGCGTGACCAAAGGACAGAAGATTGCGGAAATGGGCAGGGCGAACGATGGGCGTCCCTTGCTGCATTTTGAAATCAGGAGAGATGGCAAGCCGGTCGACCCGCTGAAGCTCCTGCCGCATCGATGA